One genomic segment of Actinomycetes bacterium includes these proteins:
- a CDS encoding ABC transporter permease, producing the protein RGHVAAQFVVESLLLAAVGGTSGVAIGAAITVGVADRQQWAVQLPAVALWGGLAAALAVGVVAGLYPALRAARLAPTDALRSV; encoded by the coding sequence CCCGCGGCCACGTCGCCGCGCAGTTTGTGGTCGAGTCGCTGCTGCTGGCCGCCGTCGGCGGCACCAGCGGCGTGGCGATCGGCGCCGCGATCACCGTCGGGGTGGCCGACCGGCAGCAGTGGGCGGTGCAGCTCCCGGCGGTGGCGCTGTGGGGTGGCCTGGCGGCGGCGCTGGCGGTCGGGGTGGTCGCCGGGCTGTACCCGGCGCTGCGCGCCGCGCGGCTGGCGCCAACCGACGCGCTGCGCAGCGTGTGA